Below is a genomic region from Neorhodopirellula lusitana.
CGTTGGCGACATTCGCTTCGAGCTCAAACCCGATCGTTTTGACCAGGTACATCAAGAACGCTGCAAACGGCAGCGCCTTGTACGCGGGCCAAGGATGCGCCTTGGTCATCAGGATCACGAGAACAACGATCGGACCCAAGGCCAGCAGCACCTCCTTCATCACATTCCTAGCTAGGTCGCTTGACGCGTATTGGGGGAGGTTCGGAGGATTGCATCTTCTTCACCAGGTCCTGACAAACGTAAATTGTCATCGGGGTTAAATGAGGCCCCCCATGCTCTCACGGCTGATGATTGGAATCAACGCTGAAAATGTAGCGTCAACAGGAACGCGAAAGACAAGCCAATTCGGGCTGGCGGGTTAGATCGCATTGACGCGGCGTTTTGCGATGCCACGAACGGACCGGTTGTTGTGGTGCTGGAAAACATGCGACGACAAACCACAGTCGGCTCGATTTCTTGAGCGTGCTTGAATTGATCTACATCAACTTGATGCGGATCAAGTCAGACTTGAGTTTCCTCAACGCCGAATGACAACGACCAGATCCGCCACAACATGGTGTTAGCCGTCCATAAGCAACGACGGGTTCCAAACCCGTATCACTCTTCCATTGCCAACCGTGCGAGAACCTTCGCGAATAAGAAAATCCATGCCTTCGGATAGTTTGCCGAAATGGTTCTGCGGATTCGGAAATCTCAACGAGGTCATTACGGTGTCACCCGGTTCGACACGTTCAACGCCTACCTACTCATGTTCCGCATCCCAATCGCGGCTATCGTGATAGAACTGAGGCCTGTAACCGGAGAAAGCGGGAGTGCTGCGGCCGCCATCATCGGTAGGCAGAAACGGGATTTTAGCTTCTAGGTGAGGAGCGTTGTCAAGAATATCAGGTCGCCTAACGGAAGATTTCTACGGCACCGCCCTAAACGAAGCGAACGAGTCTGAACTACGAAAGATTGTACCAATGCCAGCCCGCGATGCCAAACAAAGAAGGTGTGCCGAAGGCCTAGCGTAAAAACCATGTTGTCTGCCGAATGCAGCGGAGTCCGGCTCTTCATAACGTAACGTCTGACGTGTCGCCATTAGAAGTTTGCCAAGCATGTTCTGGCCACCACCAAGTTTTCCGCAGCCCCAGAAATAGTCGGTTGGGGCGTTTTCAACCAGTTCCTCGTCACCTGTTGCCAAAAGGGCATCGCGCAAGTCTGCATGAGTCGTGAATTTTGCCATCAGTGCGCTGCGCATGATGTCAACCTTGACGTCCTCCCAGTCAGGTCGAAGCGGCAGTTTCCGCGTTTGCCCAAGATTCTTGGCTTCTTTCGGGGTTCGCGAGATGCGGATGCGTTCTTCGTGATCGGAGCCAGCAAACTTCCGAGCTTGGAAATAGTGTTCGACCGTTGGCCAGTAACGGTCATCTAAGGTGAACCCATGTGCTGAAAAGTTGCACAGGAATCCGTATTCGTCGGTAGGAACGTAGAAGGAGATCATCGGTCAAGCTCTCAAGGGAGTGAACATGAGCGAGACACTGATATCGGTGGGAGGTTCGGCGGATAACAGAAGGTTTTTACGACACCGCCCTTAACGAAGCAAACGATGTCTGAACGACGGGAAATTGTACCAAGGCCAGCCCGCGTTTCCCAACATGCAAGGTGTGCCGAAGGCCTAACGTAAATACCATGTTATACGCCGTCGCCCCAGTATGTCTTCCAGTTTTGCTCCACGGAAACCGTAAAATCAGTAAGAGTCACGGATATTTCACGGGGTAGTTCGTCAGAGTTGGCGTGGTACGTGAATGCGCCATCCGCAAGCTTGACGTCGTAGTAGACGATTTCGGGGATTCGAAAGCCGAAGCCCTTTTCGCCTACGTTGGCGTCGAGAATCTCAGTGATGATGCGCGAGGAGCGAACGTGACATTCTTTATAGTCGTGGGTGAAACGCTGACCGGGAGAAGCGAAGTCGACGATGTGCGAGCTGAAGCAATTGTCGCCATCGTATTGGAGCCACGAGAATCGCAGTTCCGTGTCGCCACTGGTTAGCGCAATTGTCGCGGTGTCATTGCGAATCATAGGTGGGCAGAGGCGCACAACGGAAGTTTTTTACGACACCGCCCCAAACGAAGCGAGCGGTGTATGAACTACGGAAAGTGTACCAAGGCCATGGTCCGTTGCCAAAGAGCCAAGGTGTGCCGAAAGCCCCA
It encodes:
- a CDS encoding NADAR family protein, whose product is MISFYVPTDEYGFLCNFSAHGFTLDDRYWPTVEHYFQARKFAGSDHEERIRISRTPKEAKNLGQTRKLPLRPDWEDVKVDIMRSALMAKFTTHADLRDALLATGDEELVENAPTDYFWGCGKLGGGQNMLGKLLMATRQTLRYEEPDSAAFGRQHGFYARPSAHLLCLASRAGIGTIFRSSDSFASFRAVP